A window from Thermococcus sp. encodes these proteins:
- a CDS encoding methylmalonyl-CoA mutase family protein: MTFDKEKLAKIREEEKRWEETTVRKFIEKRPERKEKFMTDDGFEIKRLYTPADLGEDWDYLEKLGFPGEYPFTRGVYATMYRGRFWTMRQYAGYATAEESNKRYKYLLEQGQTGLSVAFDLPTQLGYDSDHPMAEGEVGKVGVAIDSLWDMEILFDGIPLDKVSTSMTINSTAANLLAMYILVAEKQGVTQDKLRGTVQNDILKEYIARGTYIFPPQPSMRLTTDIIMYCAENIPKWNSISISGYHIREAGANAVQEVAFTLADGIEYVKAVIERGMDVDKFAGRLSFFFNAHNNFLEEIAKFRAARRLWAYIMKEWFNAKNPRSMMLRFHTQTAGSTLTAQQPENNIVRVAIQALAAVLGGTQSLHTNSYDEALSLPTEKSVRIALRTQQIIAYESGVVDTVDPLGGAYYIEWLTDHIYEEALKYIEKIQKMGGMMRAIERGYIQKEIADAAYKYQKEIEEGKRIIVGVNKFQTDEPIEVEILKVDPSIRDKQIARLKKLRSERDNKKVEEALDKLRNAAETEDENLMPYIIEAHRHLATLGEVTDVLREVWGEYRAPLIF, encoded by the coding sequence ATGACATTCGATAAGGAGAAGCTCGCCAAGATTCGCGAGGAGGAGAAGCGCTGGGAGGAAACCACCGTCAGAAAGTTCATCGAAAAGAGGCCCGAGAGAAAGGAAAAGTTCATGACAGATGATGGCTTTGAGATTAAAAGGCTCTACACTCCCGCTGACCTCGGAGAGGACTGGGATTACCTCGAAAAGCTCGGCTTTCCCGGCGAGTATCCGTTTACGAGAGGCGTTTACGCTACCATGTACCGCGGCCGCTTCTGGACCATGAGGCAGTACGCCGGTTACGCGACCGCTGAAGAGAGCAACAAGCGCTACAAGTACCTTCTTGAACAGGGACAGACGGGTTTGAGCGTTGCCTTCGATTTACCGACCCAGCTCGGTTACGACAGCGACCACCCAATGGCCGAGGGTGAGGTCGGTAAAGTGGGAGTTGCGATTGATTCCCTCTGGGACATGGAGATACTCTTCGACGGAATCCCCCTCGACAAGGTTTCTACCAGCATGACGATAAACTCAACGGCCGCTAACCTTCTTGCGATGTACATTCTCGTTGCCGAAAAGCAGGGTGTTACCCAAGACAAGCTCCGCGGAACGGTTCAGAACGACATTCTGAAGGAGTACATAGCGCGTGGCACATACATATTTCCTCCCCAGCCCAGCATGAGGCTTACAACGGACATCATAATGTACTGTGCAGAGAATATTCCAAAGTGGAACTCCATAAGCATAAGCGGTTATCACATCCGCGAAGCTGGAGCAAACGCCGTCCAGGAGGTTGCGTTCACACTCGCTGACGGTATCGAGTACGTTAAGGCCGTCATAGAGAGGGGTATGGACGTTGACAAGTTCGCGGGAAGGCTGAGCTTCTTCTTCAACGCCCACAACAACTTCCTCGAGGAGATTGCAAAGTTTAGAGCCGCGAGGAGGCTCTGGGCATATATCATGAAGGAGTGGTTCAACGCCAAGAACCCGCGCTCGATGATGCTCCGCTTCCACACCCAAACAGCGGGCTCAACGCTCACCGCTCAACAGCCTGAGAATAACATTGTCAGGGTTGCGATTCAGGCCCTCGCCGCTGTCCTTGGGGGAACGCAGAGTTTGCACACAAACAGTTACGACGAGGCCCTAAGCCTTCCCACCGAGAAGAGCGTGAGGATAGCTTTGAGGACCCAGCAGATTATAGCCTATGAGAGTGGCGTTGTTGACACCGTTGACCCGCTCGGCGGTGCCTACTACATCGAGTGGCTCACCGACCACATCTACGAAGAAGCCCTCAAGTACATCGAGAAGATTCAGAAGATGGGCGGAATGATGAGGGCCATTGAGCGTGGTTACATCCAGAAGGAGATAGCCGATGCGGCTTACAAATACCAGAAGGAAATCGAAGAAGGTAAGAGGATAATCGTCGGCGTCAACAAGTTCCAGACGGATGAGCCGATTGAGGTTGAGATACTCAAGGTTGACCCGAGCATAAGGGACAAGCAGATAGCGAGACTCAAGAAGCTGAGGAGCGAGCGCGATAACAAGAAGGTAGAGGAGGCACTCGACAAGCTGAGAAATGCGGCCGAGACCGAGGATGAAAACCTCATGCCCTACATCATCGAGGCCCACAGACATTTAGCGACACTCGGCGAGGTTACAGACGTCCTGAGGGAGGTCTGGGGCGAGTATAGAGCCCCTCTAATATTCTGA
- a CDS encoding ABC transporter permease subunit, translating into MIPVLETEFLRLLRSRKFKLLFLVTIFPSILYLLNPNASGTGVGPLKKSFEGLFADLLPNYWLGIIGQLIAVIVMSDLLAGEIDKGTIRLILARPVRMSGFLAGKFLAGLAALALLFGIPYAVIWLYAPLPYQGGLEGIKVLAGSFGVVLGATLVILMFLGALSMFLAVLIGKPLYATLATFGLLFLEQFILPQIPYIDHPERLTLGYQALVMLKGSFGNINVIGTPLESAVTFLGVSASLLVLTWVLLLKKEFPN; encoded by the coding sequence ATGATTCCGGTTCTCGAAACCGAGTTCCTGAGGTTGCTCCGCTCGCGGAAGTTCAAGCTCCTCTTTCTCGTCACGATATTCCCATCAATCCTCTACCTCCTGAATCCCAACGCGAGTGGAACCGGCGTTGGGCCCCTAAAGAAGAGCTTTGAAGGGCTGTTTGCTGACCTTCTCCCGAACTACTGGCTCGGAATCATCGGCCAGCTAATAGCAGTCATAGTAATGAGCGACCTGCTTGCGGGAGAGATAGACAAGGGGACGATAAGGCTAATCCTTGCCAGACCTGTTAGAATGAGCGGGTTTCTGGCCGGGAAGTTCCTGGCAGGGCTAGCGGCCCTCGCGCTCCTCTTCGGAATCCCCTACGCGGTAATATGGCTCTACGCGCCCCTGCCTTATCAGGGAGGGCTTGAGGGGATAAAAGTGCTCGCGGGGAGCTTTGGTGTAGTCCTTGGAGCAACGCTCGTGATTCTAATGTTTCTGGGGGCGCTCTCGATGTTTCTGGCGGTTCTGATAGGCAAACCTCTCTACGCGACACTGGCTACCTTTGGCCTGCTCTTCTTAGAACAGTTTATCCTGCCCCAGATTCCATACATAGACCATCCGGAGAGGCTGACGCTTGGCTATCAGGCGCTCGTCATGCTTAAGGGTAGCTTTGGAAACATAAACGTCATCGGGACCCCATTGGAGTCAGCAGTGACTTTCCTTGGAGTTTCCGCGAGCCTGCTGGTCCTCACATGGGTGCTTCTCCTCAAGAAGGAGTTCCCGAACTGA